CCTCGTTCCGCGACGGGATCGGTCACGCCCTGCTGGCCGACCGCTGGCCCGGCAACCCGTGGACGCGCCGGTACCGGCAGGAGGAGCTCGGCCTCGCGACCGAGCCCACACCGACGGGCTGGCTCTCGGGCGCGTGCGTGCTCGTGCGGCGCAGCGCGTTCGACGCGATCGGCGGCTTCGACGAGGGCTTCTTCATGTACTTCGAAGACGTCGATCTGGGCAAGCGGATGCTCGAGGCGGGCTTCAGCAGCGTCTACGTTCCCGACGCCGAGGTCGTGCACATCGGCGGCAGCTCGACCTCGCAGCACTCCGAGCGCATGCTGCGCGCCCACCACGAGAGCGCCTACCGGTACCTCGCGAAGAAGTACCCCCAGTGGTTCATGCGCCCCGCGCTCGGCGTGGCGCACCTCGGCCTGCGCTGGCGGCTGCGCAGCGAGCTGCGGCGAGCCGCCCGGTGAGCCGCGCGCGGTCTGGCGCCCACGGCCCGGAACGTGACACGCTGTCAACCACGTTGTCCCCGAACGAGGAAGCAGGTCGACGGTGACCCGCACCACACCCCCCTCCGCCGACGAACCCCGACTGGGCCCGCTCGGCTGGCTCTCGGCGTTCGCCCGAGCGCTCGTCGCGCTGCCCTCCTTTCGGCGCCACATGACGCTCGTCGAGGCCTCGCTCAACCGCCAGGTGCGCGCACTCGAGGTGCGCATGGACGAGCTCGAGCGCCTCGCGCTCACGGGCGGCTCGGCGCGACCGGGCACCCTCACCGCCGACGCGCACGACGAGTCGACGGGCGAGCTCGGCTCGGTGGCCGTCTCACTGCGCGAGCTCGGGCGGCGCCT
The sequence above is a segment of the Microcella humidisoli genome. Coding sequences within it:
- a CDS encoding glycosyltransferase family 2 protein, with amino-acid sequence MAQAEYGDAIGVVVVTYSPGLELDAFAASLDEGSREPLALVLADNGSTDGAPQRVAAARPGTRLIVDESNPGYGAAVNAGAAQLGAEIGYILVCNSDLTLRPGAIERLHEVIRADERIGIVGPLIRNDDGTVYPSARRLPSFRDGIGHALLADRWPGNPWTRRYRQEELGLATEPTPTGWLSGACVLVRRSAFDAIGGFDEGFFMYFEDVDLGKRMLEAGFSSVYVPDAEVVHIGGSSTSQHSERMLRAHHESAYRYLAKKYPQWFMRPALGVAHLGLRWRLRSELRRAAR